In Mastigocladopsis repens PCC 10914, a single window of DNA contains:
- a CDS encoding mechanosensitive ion channel family protein gives MNILYTNMIHWILPLVLILAGLLGGIVSEKVIFKKLKRFISSRQIPGNEIIFRSLNRMPFFWCVLAGFYGAVISYHPEPDVAELLRKIIVGAFLYTVTVVFARLTAGFVNLFLRRTDGLSASLLSNAAKTIVLVLGTLILLQTLGVEITPILTTLGIGGIAVGLALQDTLANLFSGFYLLISKQVRTGDYVKLNDGNHEGYVTDITWRNTTIKELSNNVIIVPNSKLASAIFTNYHLPVKEITLTISVGVGYDSDLEQVEKVTVEVAKEVMQEIAPELIANKPYIRFNEFADFSINFTLYMRVNEFFDQRIARHLFIKKLHKRYQEEGIKIPFPIREIYVQGDGSKNGAMTLK, from the coding sequence ATGAACATCTTATATACAAATATGATACATTGGATTTTGCCCCTTGTATTGATTTTGGCTGGCTTACTTGGTGGAATCGTAAGCGAAAAAGTCATCTTCAAAAAACTGAAAAGATTTATTTCTAGCAGACAAATTCCAGGAAATGAAATTATATTTCGCTCATTGAACCGCATGCCCTTCTTTTGGTGTGTGCTTGCTGGGTTTTATGGTGCAGTTATTAGTTATCATCCTGAGCCAGATGTTGCAGAATTACTCAGAAAAATCATTGTTGGTGCTTTCTTATATACAGTTACAGTCGTCTTTGCCAGACTAACTGCTGGGTTTGTCAATTTATTTCTTCGCAGAACTGATGGTCTTTCAGCATCACTCCTTTCCAATGCTGCCAAAACAATCGTTTTAGTTCTGGGTACATTAATCCTATTGCAAACGCTAGGAGTTGAAATTACACCAATACTGACAACGTTGGGTATTGGTGGTATAGCAGTTGGTTTAGCACTTCAAGATACCCTAGCAAATTTGTTTTCTGGTTTTTATTTACTGATTTCTAAGCAAGTCAGAACAGGAGATTATGTTAAACTTAATGATGGTAACCATGAGGGTTACGTTACAGATATAACATGGCGAAATACCACTATAAAAGAGCTTTCCAATAACGTTATAATAGTACCAAATTCTAAGCTAGCTTCTGCTATTTTCACTAACTATCATCTGCCAGTTAAGGAAATCACATTAACGATAAGTGTAGGAGTTGGCTACGATAGCGATCTAGAACAAGTCGAAAAAGTGACTGTAGAGGTTGCTAAGGAAGTTATGCAGGAAATTGCACCTGAATTAATAGCAAATAAACCTTATATAAGATTCAACGAATTTGCTGATTTTAGCATAAATTTTACACTTTATATGCGGGTTAATGAATTTTTTGACCAACGTATAGCTAGACATTTATTTATAAAAAAATTGCACAAACGCTATCAGGAAGAAGGAATCAAAATCCCCTTCCCAATCAGAGAGATTTATGTGCAAGGTGATGGAAGTAAAAATGGAGCGATGACGCTGAAATAA
- a CDS encoding histone deacetylase family protein, whose product MDLPIVYNPDYVVPLPEGHRFPMPKFRQLYELLLADGVAQTEQFHTPSCPPQELIELVHTPDYVQAYCEGSLDAKAQRRIGLPWSPGLVKRTCMAVGGTILTAQLALKHGLACNTAGGTHHAFPSYGSGFCIFNDLAIASRVLQKSGLVQKILIVDLDVHQGDGTAFIFQEDDSVFTFSMHCEVNFPGTKQKSNLDVPLPVGMEDDAYLQTLGQYLPDLLSDVKPDLVLYDAGVDPHVGDRLGKLALTDTGIFRREMQVLSTCVAVGYPVACVIGGGYADDLKSLVYRHSLLHRAASTVYRQYRL is encoded by the coding sequence ATGGACTTGCCAATTGTTTACAACCCCGACTACGTTGTCCCACTACCTGAAGGTCATCGCTTCCCGATGCCAAAGTTTCGGCAACTCTACGAACTGCTACTAGCTGATGGCGTGGCGCAAACCGAACAATTTCACACACCCTCATGCCCACCACAAGAGTTGATAGAGTTAGTTCACACCCCAGACTACGTTCAAGCTTACTGTGAGGGAAGCCTTGATGCCAAAGCCCAGCGACGCATTGGTTTACCGTGGAGTCCAGGGCTTGTCAAGCGTACCTGTATGGCGGTGGGTGGTACTATTCTCACAGCGCAACTAGCACTTAAGCACGGTTTGGCTTGTAATACTGCTGGCGGTACTCATCACGCCTTTCCCAGTTATGGGTCTGGTTTTTGTATTTTCAACGATTTGGCGATCGCATCTCGCGTCTTACAAAAATCCGGACTCGTCCAGAAAATACTCATCGTTGACTTGGACGTGCATCAAGGAGACGGCACTGCTTTTATCTTTCAAGAGGACGATAGTGTTTTCACCTTCTCAATGCACTGCGAAGTCAATTTCCCTGGCACAAAGCAAAAAAGCAATTTGGATGTCCCTCTGCCAGTGGGGATGGAAGATGATGCATATCTGCAAACATTGGGGCAATATTTACCAGATTTGTTATCTGATGTCAAGCCAGATTTAGTTTTATACGACGCTGGCGTTGACCCTCATGTAGGGGACAGGTTGGGAAAATTAGCTCTAACCGACACTGGCATCTTTCGCAGGGAAATGCAAGTTTTAAGTACTTGTGTTGCTGTTGGCTATCCTGTCGCCTGCGTTATTGGCGGTGGTTATGCTGATGACCTCAAATCACTTGTGTATCGTCACTCCCTGCTGCACCGCGCTGCGAGTACGGTTTATCGACAGTATCGACTGTAG
- the gshA gene encoding glutamate--cysteine ligase, which produces MLLKGFEIEMYTGTPGGDIVGLSDKIVGSLDGFVREPDSRNVEYTTAPERNYDQLLCALLRPRLKLRNFIKQFGDYTLIPGSTLSLGGGDRFFRSDPTNPYHAYIEQTYGTKVVTASVHINVGISDPELLMRACRVIRVEAPLLLALSASSPFLDGKATGNHSTRWSVFPQTPSQVPLFESHAHHIQWVENQLAAGTMQNVRHLWVSVRPNGDRRPYDLNRLELRICDLVTDPIALLAITALLEARIQQLIDHPDIDPLTQSTFSPDELVSLTYANEAAAATSSLDAQLRHWQDGRSILARDWIAEIYQEVWAIAKQHGFACFLSPLQKILREGNEAQQWLQLHALGLSTRHVITQAVGATRESEIELEDKLCSLLVA; this is translated from the coding sequence GTGCTATTGAAAGGCTTTGAAATAGAGATGTACACTGGCACGCCTGGTGGTGATATCGTCGGACTCTCCGACAAGATTGTTGGGTCTTTGGATGGATTTGTCCGGGAGCCAGATAGCCGAAACGTAGAATACACGACTGCACCAGAGCGGAATTATGACCAGCTTTTGTGTGCCTTGCTACGTCCTAGGCTCAAATTGCGAAACTTCATCAAGCAATTCGGCGATTATACCCTAATTCCAGGGAGTACTCTATCGTTAGGTGGAGGTGATCGCTTTTTTCGCTCTGACCCAACAAATCCTTACCATGCCTACATTGAGCAAACATACGGCACAAAGGTAGTCACTGCTAGCGTTCATATCAACGTAGGTATCAGCGACCCGGAGCTATTAATGCGGGCGTGTCGGGTTATAAGGGTAGAAGCACCTTTATTGCTTGCCCTAAGTGCCTCGTCCCCCTTCCTAGATGGCAAAGCGACTGGCAATCATTCCACACGCTGGAGTGTTTTTCCACAAACACCTTCTCAAGTGCCTTTATTTGAAAGCCATGCTCACCACATTCAGTGGGTGGAAAACCAACTGGCAGCTGGAACTATGCAAAATGTTCGTCATCTTTGGGTATCAGTGCGACCAAATGGCGATCGCCGTCCTTATGATTTAAATCGCCTAGAACTGCGAATTTGCGATTTAGTCACAGACCCGATAGCTTTGTTGGCGATAACAGCCTTACTAGAGGCGCGGATTCAACAACTTATCGATCATCCCGATATCGATCCGTTAACCCAAAGTACCTTCTCCCCAGACGAACTTGTCTCCTTAACCTATGCAAACGAAGCGGCGGCTGCTACTTCCAGTCTCGACGCTCAACTCAGGCATTGGCAAGATGGCAGAAGCATTTTAGCCAGAGATTGGATTGCCGAAATATATCAAGAAGTCTGGGCGATCGCGAAGCAGCATGGTTTTGCCTGTTTCCTTTCACCATTGCAAAAAATTCTGCGCGAAGGCAATGAAGCTCAACAATGGCTGCAACTACACGCACTTGGTTTGAGTACAAGGCACGTTATTACTCAGGCTGTTGGTGCAACAAGAGAAAGCGAAATAGAACTAGAAGACAAATTGTGTTCGCTTCTAGTTGCTTGA
- a CDS encoding tRNA (cytidine(34)-2'-O)-methyltransferase: MPQVVLVNPLIPPNTGNIARTCAATGTELHLVGPLGFDISDRYLKRAGLDYWPYVKLHYHESLEAFKSVHQARGGRWLGFSVKGSCKYVDFQFQPDDWLLFGCETTGLPREVISACDATLYIPMSEPNVRSLNLSVSVAVSLFEARRQLGY, from the coding sequence ATGCCGCAGGTCGTTTTAGTTAACCCGCTTATTCCCCCTAATACAGGTAATATTGCTCGCACTTGTGCTGCTACAGGCACTGAATTACATTTAGTAGGACCTTTGGGGTTTGACATTAGCGATCGCTACCTCAAAAGAGCCGGCTTAGATTACTGGCCTTATGTCAAGCTGCACTATCACGAATCCTTGGAAGCTTTTAAGTCCGTACATCAAGCGCGTGGCGGAAGATGGTTAGGTTTTAGTGTCAAAGGCAGTTGCAAGTACGTAGATTTTCAGTTTCAACCCGATGACTGGTTATTGTTTGGTTGTGAAACCACTGGCTTGCCACGTGAAGTCATATCAGCTTGTGATGCGACTCTCTACATTCCCATGAGCGAACCGAATGTTCGTAGCTTAAATCTTTCTGTAAGTGTGGCAGTGAGCCTGTTTGAAGCTCGTCGTCAGTTGGGGTATTGA
- a CDS encoding peptidoglycan DD-metalloendopeptidase family protein — translation MKRALKKRVQAELENTPSDDAPVEQIDAVNPRVNQSRMPKTAAMIGLAISMGATSLLVTRQSEQAVAAEPLGNQNTASTIPASDTEVKFAPTKKLDSPAVLSVSVPESPAIVEPTVISQIPRLGAKWEVAANNMSVQASAPVVVPSSPKGTEQRNIASETTNVQQSKRLGVQTLSNADGIAGVRTVSSLSAQPQIAGAENTVEPEVNAQLKAQQEFALNRLQEKSNRLRKSLADWRSQDTGDLSQQTLTRFPQPMTVAENLPISTITATEHSDTTSDISRSRLVSSLKQRLEAQESSAPVVATPTQTSGAVVAPTVVGQTTTATKYEVKPGDTLAAIALNYGTSVLELVKANSLSNPNQLQISQKLAIPVAENPSTTTIAMKSSAVVSSGTTKVSQTSASPVIANNTSVTVPTPVVAENQFQTYIQSTTANSTENTTTSSQTTSSTVTAYGMNGVGGDAPVPKVFTEIQLAQRPTATTAKQVKNSQGLRSLHEEIEKLRAKYRSQQFGNAVVPNGSQTNDAPMVVPVSSQNDSAVPISVPQPNDTAVQIPVTEPNTAVIPIPVPRPMTPNYSVKPGRPTYRANQRPANEPINPELLPNQAIATPSMGGDASQSLGSLRGTTVYPQLPPLAAVDRYLPKPIDENTPPPSTSTTAYIWPAKGTLTSGYGRRWGRMHKGIDIANSTGTPIYAAADGVVEKAGWNRGGYGNLVDIRHADGSMSRYGHNSKILVQPGQQVHQGQTIAFMGSTGFSTGPHSHFEIHPSGKGAVNPIALLPGRV, via the coding sequence TTGAAACGAGCATTGAAGAAGAGAGTGCAAGCTGAGTTGGAAAATACCCCAAGCGATGATGCCCCGGTGGAACAGATAGACGCAGTTAATCCAAGAGTTAACCAATCCCGGATGCCAAAAACAGCCGCGATGATTGGCTTGGCAATATCAATGGGAGCAACCAGCCTTCTGGTGACTCGACAAAGCGAGCAAGCCGTAGCAGCGGAACCGTTAGGTAACCAAAATACAGCCTCAACAATTCCTGCTTCTGATACCGAAGTGAAATTTGCTCCCACAAAGAAACTGGACTCGCCAGCCGTCTTATCAGTGAGCGTGCCTGAAAGTCCTGCCATAGTGGAACCAACAGTAATTTCACAGATACCCAGGCTTGGAGCTAAATGGGAAGTAGCGGCAAATAATATGTCTGTGCAAGCGTCTGCACCAGTGGTGGTTCCCAGTTCGCCCAAAGGGACAGAGCAACGGAACATCGCGTCGGAAACAACAAATGTACAACAGTCCAAAAGGCTGGGAGTACAAACACTCTCTAATGCTGATGGCATTGCTGGCGTGCGAACCGTGTCGTCACTCTCTGCTCAACCACAAATAGCAGGAGCAGAGAACACAGTGGAGCCGGAAGTCAATGCTCAACTCAAAGCGCAGCAAGAGTTTGCACTCAACAGATTACAAGAAAAATCGAACCGGTTAAGAAAAAGTCTGGCTGATTGGCGGTCGCAAGATACCGGAGATTTATCACAACAAACACTCACGAGGTTCCCACAGCCAATGACTGTGGCTGAGAATCTGCCGATAAGCACAATCACTGCTACTGAGCACTCGGATACCACCAGTGATATCAGCAGATCAAGGCTTGTGTCGAGCTTAAAGCAAAGGTTGGAGGCACAGGAGTCGTCAGCACCAGTAGTGGCAACACCCACGCAAACCTCAGGTGCAGTTGTTGCACCAACAGTGGTCGGACAAACGACAACTGCAACAAAATACGAAGTCAAGCCTGGAGATACACTCGCAGCAATCGCTCTTAATTACGGGACTTCAGTCTTAGAACTAGTCAAGGCAAATAGTCTCAGCAACCCTAATCAGCTGCAAATCAGTCAAAAACTGGCCATTCCCGTAGCTGAAAACCCCAGTACTACGACAATCGCAATGAAATCAAGTGCTGTTGTCTCTAGTGGTACTACCAAGGTTAGCCAAACAAGTGCAAGCCCCGTCATTGCCAACAACACCAGTGTTACTGTCCCAACACCAGTAGTCGCCGAAAACCAGTTTCAGACCTACATTCAATCAACGACTGCCAACTCAACAGAAAATACTACGACAAGTTCCCAAACAACCTCTAGTACTGTCACAGCTTATGGTATGAATGGTGTTGGTGGTGACGCCCCAGTGCCAAAAGTTTTTACAGAAATTCAATTGGCACAAAGACCAACTGCTACGACAGCAAAACAGGTAAAAAATAGTCAAGGCCTCCGCAGCTTACACGAGGAAATCGAGAAATTACGGGCGAAGTACCGCTCCCAACAGTTTGGTAACGCAGTCGTGCCGAATGGCTCGCAAACCAATGATGCCCCAATGGTGGTTCCAGTTTCCAGTCAAAACGATAGTGCGGTGCCAATTTCTGTTCCCCAACCAAACGATACAGCAGTGCAAATTCCCGTCACCGAACCGAATACTGCTGTGATACCGATACCCGTTCCCAGACCGATGACACCCAACTATAGTGTCAAACCGGGTAGACCTACATACCGTGCTAATCAAAGACCTGCAAACGAACCAATTAATCCAGAACTGCTACCAAATCAAGCGATAGCAACGCCTTCCATGGGTGGTGATGCCTCTCAATCCCTTGGCTCTCTGCGGGGAACAACCGTTTATCCACAGTTACCACCTTTAGCAGCAGTAGATAGATACCTGCCTAAACCGATTGACGAAAATACACCCCCCCCATCCACCTCTACCACAGCTTATATTTGGCCTGCAAAGGGCACCCTCACCTCTGGTTATGGTAGGCGCTGGGGAAGAATGCACAAGGGAATTGACATTGCTAACTCCACTGGTACACCAATTTACGCTGCGGCTGACGGTGTAGTTGAAAAGGCAGGCTGGAACAGAGGTGGCTATGGTAATCTTGTGGATATCCGCCATGCCGATGGCAGCATGAGTCGCTATGGTCACAATAGCAAGATTTTGGTGCAACCCGGTCAACAGGTACACCAAGGTCAAACAATTGCTTTCATGGGTAGTACTGGCTTTAGCACTGGTCCGCACAGCCACTTTGAAATCCATCCATCCGGTAAAGGCGCAGTCAACCCAATAGCCCTCCTGCCAGGACGTGTGTAG
- a CDS encoding S66 peptidase family protein — protein sequence MINRRNFLINLAATSSVFASPLKLARAARKPLLKPKRLQPGSVVGIVSPAGATFVREELNIVIDAVKGLGLVPRLAPHLLERYGYLAGKDKDRAADINQFFGDSSIAAILPIRGGWGCSRMLPYLDYQRIRKNPKILVGFSDVTALILGLNAQANLITFHGPNGLSSWRTTQTDYFRRVLFSGETVTFQNQKDGDDSERLMQVKYRKQTITPGKAKGRLIGGNLSVLSAIVGSPYVPNLNGAILFLEDTRENIYRIDRMMTHLKIAGLFDTLAGFVFGQCSDCSPDADYGSLTLEEVLWDHIKPLGIPAWSGAMIGHIENVLTLPIGLEVEIDADAGTIRMLEPAVA from the coding sequence ATGATTAACCGCCGTAACTTTCTCATTAATTTAGCTGCTACCTCTTCAGTATTCGCCTCTCCATTAAAATTGGCAAGAGCAGCACGTAAACCACTATTAAAACCCAAGCGTTTGCAGCCAGGATCTGTTGTGGGAATTGTCAGTCCTGCTGGTGCTACATTTGTCCGCGAAGAACTTAATATTGTCATAGATGCAGTCAAGGGATTGGGACTTGTCCCCCGACTCGCACCTCATCTACTTGAACGGTATGGTTATTTAGCTGGCAAAGATAAAGACCGTGCTGCTGATATTAACCAGTTTTTTGGCGATTCGTCCATAGCCGCCATTTTGCCAATTCGTGGTGGATGGGGATGTAGCCGGATGTTGCCTTACTTAGATTACCAGCGCATTCGCAAAAATCCTAAAATTCTGGTTGGTTTCAGTGATGTTACAGCTTTAATTCTCGGATTGAATGCCCAAGCAAACCTTATCACATTTCACGGTCCCAACGGATTGAGTTCTTGGAGAACGACTCAGACAGATTATTTTCGCCGTGTTTTGTTTAGCGGCGAAACTGTTACCTTTCAAAACCAGAAAGATGGTGATGATTCTGAGCGTTTGATGCAAGTGAAGTATCGCAAACAAACTATTACTCCAGGTAAAGCAAAAGGCAGACTGATTGGCGGAAATCTCTCAGTTTTATCAGCTATTGTCGGCTCTCCATACGTACCCAATTTAAACGGTGCAATTCTATTTTTGGAAGATACTCGCGAAAACATTTACCGCATTGACCGCATGATGACTCACTTAAAAATTGCAGGTTTATTTGACACACTTGCTGGCTTTGTTTTTGGACAATGTTCTGATTGTTCACCGGACGCTGACTATGGTTCTCTCACCTTAGAAGAAGTTCTTTGGGATCACATCAAACCATTAGGTATCCCTGCTTGGTCTGGTGCAATGATTGGTCACATAGAAAATGTGCTGACACTCCCTATCGGTTTAGAGGTGGAAATTGATGCTGATGCAGGGACAATTCGGATGCTTGAACCTGCTGTGGCATGA
- a CDS encoding antibiotic biosynthesis monooxygenase family protein: protein MILEVAMLNVRSGMESEFEAAFAKASPIIASMKGYISHELHRCMELSNRYLLLVRWQTLEDHTVGFRLSPEYQEWKRLLHHFYDPFPMVEHFERVL, encoded by the coding sequence ATGATTCTAGAAGTTGCCATGCTCAATGTTCGCAGCGGTATGGAGAGCGAGTTTGAAGCTGCTTTCGCCAAAGCATCACCTATCATTGCTTCCATGAAGGGATACATATCCCATGAACTCCATCGCTGTATGGAACTGTCAAACCGCTATTTGCTTCTTGTGCGATGGCAAACCTTGGAAGACCACACTGTTGGGTTTCGTTTGTCACCTGAATATCAAGAATGGAAACGGTTGCTTCACCATTTCTACGACCCATTTCCAATGGTTGAGCATTTTGAACGAGTGTTATGA
- the rd gene encoding rubredoxin, producing the protein MEKYICSVCGYEYDPEVGDPDGGVEPGTSFENIPDDWVCPVCAASKDQFQPEE; encoded by the coding sequence ATGGAAAAGTATATATGCAGCGTCTGCGGCTACGAATATGACCCAGAAGTAGGAGATCCAGATGGGGGAGTAGAACCAGGAACATCCTTTGAAAACATACCAGACGATTGGGTGTGTCCTGTGTGTGCGGCGTCAAAAGATCAATTTCAGCCGGAAGAATGA
- a CDS encoding M61 family metallopeptidase has translation MTEATAPRTNTYTKQTAPMIHYQVAMPKPETHLFEVTLRLLGYTSPILDLKLPVWTPGSYLVREYAKHLQDFAAFANDKPLSWQKISKNHWQVETVDVSEITVCYRIFANELSVRTNHLDSTHGYFNGAALFFRIPGWEKQPIQVTVVPPHPEWLITTALSPVPNKANTFRSSDFDTLVDSPFEIGLHQLYHFEVLGKPHELAIWGKGNFQVQQMIADIKKIIEAEARMFGGLPYQRYVFLLHLFAQAYGGLEHKNCCSLIYQRFGLRDRDKYERFLQLVAHEFFHLWNVKRIRPKVLEVFDYDQENYTPSLWFCEGTTSYYDLVIPLRAGIYDAKSFLNNLSKEINRYETTPGRKVQALSESSFDAWIKLYRQDANSGNSQISYYLKGEMVSLLLDLLIRSRHGNQQSLDDVMVRMWHQFGKDEIGYTPQQLQEVIELVAGLDLTDFCQRYIDGTEDLPFNEYLEPFGLQLVAEKEEEPYFGVKVNSEHGREIIKFVEAGSPAQFAGIDPGDELLAIDGLRLSANALGDRLKDYQPKDTIQVTIFHLDELRTLPVTLGSPRTSQYQIKSVEKPSPAQKENFAGWLGVPLTTLG, from the coding sequence ATGACTGAAGCAACTGCACCTCGCACTAATACTTACACAAAGCAAACTGCACCGATGATTCACTATCAGGTGGCAATGCCTAAGCCAGAAACGCACTTATTTGAAGTGACTTTGCGTCTGCTAGGCTACACATCACCGATTTTGGATTTGAAATTGCCCGTGTGGACACCAGGGTCATATTTAGTGCGGGAATATGCTAAACACTTACAAGATTTTGCGGCTTTTGCCAATGACAAGCCCTTGTCTTGGCAGAAAATAAGTAAAAATCACTGGCAGGTAGAAACAGTTGACGTATCAGAAATAACTGTATGTTACCGCATTTTTGCCAATGAGCTATCAGTGCGAACAAATCACCTAGACTCTACCCACGGTTATTTCAATGGTGCAGCACTGTTTTTTAGAATACCCGGTTGGGAGAAGCAACCAATTCAGGTGACTGTCGTACCGCCACACCCAGAATGGCTGATCACCACAGCATTATCACCAGTTCCCAACAAGGCAAACACTTTCCGTTCTTCAGATTTTGACACCCTTGTAGATAGTCCCTTTGAGATTGGTCTCCACCAGTTATATCACTTCGAGGTATTGGGAAAACCCCACGAACTGGCAATTTGGGGAAAAGGCAATTTCCAAGTACAGCAGATGATTGCTGATATTAAGAAAATTATCGAAGCAGAAGCACGAATGTTTGGTGGGTTACCATATCAACGATACGTGTTTCTGCTGCATTTATTTGCTCAAGCTTATGGTGGTTTGGAGCATAAAAACTGCTGCTCGCTCATTTATCAGCGGTTTGGTTTGCGCGATCGCGACAAGTACGAACGCTTCTTGCAATTGGTAGCACACGAATTCTTTCACTTGTGGAATGTCAAACGCATTCGCCCCAAAGTATTGGAAGTTTTTGATTACGACCAAGAAAACTATACACCGTCGCTTTGGTTTTGTGAGGGGACAACAAGTTACTACGATTTAGTGATTCCTTTACGGGCGGGAATTTATGATGCTAAGTCATTCCTGAATAATTTGAGTAAGGAAATAAATCGCTATGAAACGACTCCAGGACGAAAGGTACAAGCCCTTTCGGAGTCGAGTTTTGATGCCTGGATTAAACTGTATCGTCAGGATGCCAATAGCGGCAATAGCCAAATTTCCTACTATTTAAAAGGGGAAATGGTATCGTTGTTGCTAGATTTGCTCATTCGTTCGCGACATGGAAATCAGCAATCACTTGATGATGTCATGGTTAGGATGTGGCATCAATTTGGTAAAGATGAAATTGGTTACACTCCTCAACAGTTGCAGGAAGTCATTGAGTTGGTTGCTGGTCTGGATTTGACTGATTTTTGCCAACGCTACATAGATGGAACTGAAGATTTGCCTTTCAACGAATACCTGGAACCTTTTGGCTTGCAACTGGTAGCGGAAAAGGAGGAAGAACCTTACTTCGGTGTCAAGGTTAATAGTGAGCATGGACGCGAGATAATTAAGTTTGTTGAAGCCGGTTCACCCGCACAATTTGCAGGAATTGACCCAGGAGATGAGTTGCTGGCTATTGATGGTTTGCGCTTAAGCGCCAATGCGTTAGGCGATCGCCTCAAAGATTACCAACCCAAGGACACTATTCAAGTCACAATTTTCCATCTAGACGAACTCCGCACCCTACCTGTCACTCTGGGTTCCCCACGTACCAGCCAGTATCAAATAAAATCAGTAGAAAAACCTTCTCCTGCACAAAAAGAAAACTTTGCTGGATGGTTAGGTGTGCCTTTAACAACCCTTGGCTAA
- a CDS encoding HetZ-related protein 2, with the protein MQTLKQGFEERNLTMVLEAEKLAQYWRKRLEMECPEQSVANRESIVKWLLGNDLHRFETLNLKELDIAKQAMEYRYKILRQRYLGIARERAYRNLITRLGSLVTLRHKIQTWVALSRDRQRTVLDVLQEVIQELLQSDNYIQQQMACITEYTNDERLKNGLLFASVEEYCLRPVRNQPLLAYRFVNYLRRTQRGGLTQVPSNDLVRLVSEEILTDDSDNRVNLVDTQAVAEYQEAQQAEEQLALRQTVKQEFEDYLQENLGQEAVEWLRLYLQGKSQDEIAKKLNKSSKEVYRLREKISYHAVRVFALKGKPELVESWLSISLKEHNLGLTPNQWEQLYEQLTPMQRQVLELRKAGHSLEDTASRLELKTHQAMGEWTKVYQVAQALRSQN; encoded by the coding sequence ATGCAAACTTTAAAACAGGGTTTCGAGGAGCGCAATCTCACTATGGTTTTGGAGGCGGAAAAACTGGCGCAATATTGGCGAAAGCGTCTGGAGATGGAATGTCCAGAACAAAGTGTTGCCAATAGGGAAAGTATAGTCAAATGGCTGTTAGGAAATGACTTACATCGGTTTGAGACACTCAACCTTAAGGAACTAGATATCGCTAAACAAGCGATGGAGTACCGTTACAAGATTTTGCGTCAGCGCTATTTGGGAATTGCCAGAGAACGTGCTTACCGCAACCTGATCACTCGGTTGGGGAGTTTGGTCACACTGCGCCATAAGATTCAGACTTGGGTCGCCCTGAGTCGCGATCGCCAACGGACGGTGCTGGATGTGCTGCAAGAAGTTATCCAAGAATTACTCCAAAGTGATAACTACATACAACAGCAAATGGCTTGTATTACAGAATATACAAATGATGAGCGGTTAAAGAACGGTCTGCTGTTTGCCAGTGTAGAAGAGTATTGTTTGCGACCAGTACGCAATCAACCGCTTCTAGCGTATCGTTTTGTGAACTATCTGAGGAGAACTCAACGTGGTGGTTTAACCCAAGTGCCAAGCAATGACTTAGTCAGGCTTGTCTCTGAGGAAATTCTCACAGATGACAGTGACAATCGAGTGAATTTGGTTGATACTCAGGCAGTAGCTGAATATCAAGAAGCACAACAAGCAGAAGAACAGCTTGCACTGCGTCAAACAGTCAAACAGGAATTTGAGGATTATTTACAAGAAAATCTTGGGCAAGAAGCTGTAGAGTGGCTGCGACTCTACCTGCAAGGGAAATCTCAAGATGAGATTGCCAAAAAATTAAATAAGTCCAGCAAGGAAGTCTACCGACTGCGAGAAAAAATTAGCTACCACGCTGTGCGCGTGTTTGCCCTTAAAGGTAAACCAGAACTGGTCGAGAGCTGGTTGTCGATTTCCTTGAAAGAACACAACTTGGGGCTAACACCAAACCAGTGGGAACAATTGTATGAACAATTGACTCCCATGCAGCGCCAGGTTCTGGAGTTGCGTAAAGCAGGTCATTCCCTAGAAGACACAGCTTCCCGGTTAGAACTCAAAACCCATCAAGCAATGGGTGAATGGACTAAGGTCTACCAGGTAGCCCAAGCTTTGAGAAGTCAAAACTGA